A window of Toxorhynchites rutilus septentrionalis strain SRP unplaced genomic scaffold, ASM2978413v1 HiC_scaffold_32, whole genome shotgun sequence genomic DNA:
CCAATTGGATGTCTTTCGGCATAATGGTCACTCGTTTGGCATGAATGGCACacagattggtatcttcgaataatccGACCAGATAAGCTTCACTTGCTTCCTGCAGAGCCATAACAGCCGAGCTCTGGAAGCGAAGATCGGTCTTAAAATCCTGAGCAATCTCACGAACCAAACGTTGGAATGGAAGCTTACGGATCAACAATTCAGTCGACTTTTGGtaccgacgaatttcacgcagagCGACGGTTCCTGGCCGATAACGATGTGGCTTCttgactcctccggtagctggagCACTTTTACGAGCAGCTTTAGTGGCCAACTGTTTGCGAGGAGCCTTTCCTCCGGTGGATTTACGAGCGGTCTGCTTGGTACGAGCCATTGCTTACGATTTCAGTAGAGTTAACGGTTTCAAAGTTGTTCttggaatgaaaaatttccacgCGTTCCCTCGCTTTTATATATGAAACGTGTTACCATTTTGCGCATGCGCAACAAAAAGGAAAACGCAGAGAAGAGAAGAATGACAATATGATGAAGAAGGAAACAACATTTACATTCGGATATAAAAGAGGGTACCCCTAGGTGAAAACAACATCAGTTTCATTCATCGTTTGTACTGGAAAGCATCATACAATAATTCAGAAAAATGACTGGccgtggtaaaggaggaaaaggacTGGGAAAAGGAGGAGCCAAGCGTCATCGTAAGGTTCTTCGTGATAACATCCAGGGTATCACAAAGCCCGCCATCCGTCGTTTGGCTCGTCGTGGAGGAGTGAAGCGTATTTCCGGTCTTATTTACGAGGAAACTCGTGGAGTGCTGAAAG
This region includes:
- the LOC129781996 gene encoding histone H4; translation: MTGRGKGGKGLGKGGAKRHRKVLRDNIQGITKPAIRRLARRGGVKRISGLIYEETRGVLKVFLENVIRDAVTYTEHAKRKTVTAMDVVYALKRQGRTLYGFGG